The nucleotide sequence AGCGGAACCTGTCGGCGACCCGGGGCAGGACCGTGAACTGATGCAGCGTGTACTCCATCTCATAGTCGGAATGGGCGTAGACCCCGTCGAGGGGCACCACCACCGTGTAGCCGTAGGCGCGCGCGGCCGTGGTGGCGGTGTAGAGCAATGCGAAGTTCGCCGCGCCGCCCAGGAACACCAGCGTGTCCGTCCCCCAACCTTCCAGCAACTCCCGCAGGCCGCCGCCGAGGAACTTGTCGTAGCCGTTGGGATACAGGACCGGTTCGTTGTCCCGGCGCGCCAGGGCTCCGGCCACCGCGCCGGCCGGCGTGTCCTTCTCCCACACCACCACGGTAAAGACCACCGGCACCGATGCCGCCCGGGCCTTGTCGAGGAAGACGCCGGCCGGCCGTATCAGCGGTTGAGCCGGCTGGGACGCCTCCTCGGCCTTGGTGTTGAGGTCGAGCACCACCACCGCGGCGCTCCCCGCATCCAGGACCAGCGGTTCCCCCGTCACCCGGTTCGGCGCGGCGCGCTGCGCCGGCCGTTCCTCGTCCACGATCACCGTCGCATCCAGCGACAGGCCGCAGCCCGGGCAATAGCGTTCATCGAGCACGGCGCGGCCTTCCATGATCTCGTGGAACGGCCCCATGCGGCCGGGCGGCAGCAGCCGCTTCACGCAAGCCTCGCGCCAGTCCTCGGCGGCACTGCACAGCCGGTGGCCGCAGGCGGCGCACCGGACCCATTCGCCGCCCTGCTCCTCCACCACCTCGAGGTTTTCCCGCAGCGGCCGGCTCACGCCCCCCCTCCCCGGTTCTCCAGCAGACGCCGCCGCCGGAGGTCGCTGGTGGCCTGAACGTCCACGGTGAGGGAATCCGCATCGACGACCACGCCGTAGACGCCGCGGGCGGTCTCCGCCGACACCAGCTCGTCCTCCACGTCCTTCAACACCGCCGCCGGATCCCGGTCCAGCGGACAGCCGTAGCCCCCGCCCATGCCGAGGGTGTAGTAGAGGACGTCGTCCCGCCTGAGCTCGAAGCTCGCGTAGGGCAGCACCCGCGGCGTACCGCCGAGCTCGTCGAGGGCCTGCGGCACCCGGTCCGCGCCCAGCATCTCACCCAGCGTGGTCCCTCCCAGGTGCACCAGAATGCTCGGCGCCCCCGGGTAGCCCCCGAAAATGCCGCGGCCGCCGTTGACGAGGCCGGCCACGCCGAAGGCCACGCCCTCGATCTTGCCGTTGGGCGCCTTGTGCACCGAGAACGCCATTTCCGCCCCGGTGCCGCCGCGGAACCGGCCGGCCCCCTGCTGGTCCCTGGCGTGGCGCCGGAACAGGAACAGCATCGGGCAGTTGGCCTCCAGCCACTCCACGTTGGGACAGGTCATGAAGTCAAGCTTGGTGGTGTCGACCCCGTCCATGGTGGCGCGGGCGCCGCTGCCGCTCAGCGGCGACATGGCCAGGCTCGTCGAATAGAACATGCCGTGCTGGTTGACCCCCGAGGTCCGCACCCGGCGCCCGCCCCAGATGCGCACCATGATCTCGTCGCGCCACGCCTGGCTGCCCGCCAGCATGCCGTTCAGCACCGATACCACCAGGTACTTGGCGGTGGCGCCCCCCGAGGTGGTGTTGAGGGAAACCGGAGCCGGATGGGTGACGTTGACCAGGGTCCCCGGCGGCGCGATGGTCTCGATGGGCCGGAACAGCCCATGGTTGCGGGGAACATCGTAGGCCACGGTCTCCACGAGGCCTTCGAAGCAGGTGCCGAAGGTGGCGTGGTAGGGCAGATTGACGCCGACGGGCGCCTGGGGGTCGGTGCCGGTGAAGTCGAAGACCATGCGGCTGCCCTGTTTCCTAAGGGTCAGCCTCACGGTCCAGGAGCCCTCCCTGGACTCGATGGCGGCGCTGTCGCTCCACTCGCCGTCCGGGATGTCCTCCAGCCGTTTGCGCAGGGCCCGCTCGGAGTAGTCGATCATCTGGGCGGCCACGGCGTCCATGAGGTCGACGCCGTGGAGGGTGTAGAACTGTCGCATGCGCGACTTGGCCACGCTGTGGCCGGCCAGTTGGCAGTTGATGTCCAGGGCCACCATGTCGGGCCGCCGGGTCATGTTGATCAGGGTGTCGAACACGTCCTTGCGGAGGTTGCCCCGGTCCACCAGCTTGATGCCCGGAATGCGCAGGCCCTCGTGGCAGATCTCCTTGGCTTCGGGAGAATCGCCCCCCGGCGACATGGCGCCGATGTCCATCACGTGGACGAACGACGCGCTCCAGCCGATCAGGCGCCCCTCCACGTGGATGGGGGAAACGACGTAGACGTCCGATTGGTGCACCGCCGAGACGTAGGGATCGTTCAGCAGAAAGACGTCGTCCTCGTTCACCCCGTCATACTCGGCAAAGCGCTCGATGATCCACTTGACCGTGAACCCGGCGCAGGCCACGTGCCAGGGCATGGACTCGCCGGTGGCCAGGATCTCGCCGTCGGCGCGGTAGAGCGAGGCCATGTAGTCGTGCATCTGGGTGGTGTTGACGGTTCCCCCGACGCGCTCGATGGTCGTGCCCATCTCCTTGGCGATGCGCTGGAGCCGGTGCGAGAGGATCTCGAAGGTCACCGGATCCACGGTCCGGCCGTTGTCAGCCATCGTTCTCTCCCCTGGAAAGAGTCGCGGCTCCCCCGGAAAGGGTCGCTTGCGAGCCGACCGTGATCCGGATGTTGCCGATGCCGTCCATCACCGCCCGGTCGCCCGGGTTGATCAGGATCGTCGTGATCGGCGTCTCGATGACGCCGGGCTCGGCGATGACCATGCCCGGCCGCATCCTGGCGATGTCGTACAACACGGTGGGCACGTAGTCGCCGAACTCCTCGAAGTAGACCGGCCGCTGGCCCTTTCGGGCCGCCGCGGCCGCGCCGCCTTCCTCCAGGGGCCGCAGGGCCGGCTTGGGCAGCGCCCCGGACCCGGTGACCCGCAGGGTGACGATCTCCTTGCCGGCCGCCCGGTAGGCCGAGCCCTTGCCGTAGGCCGCCTCGTAGAGCCGGTCGAACCGGGCGTAGACGCCCTCGAGATCCTCGTCGGTCAAGACCGCCTCACCCGGTGGAATCGGCACGTTGATCTCGTGGACCTGGTAGCGGTAGCGCATGTCCACGCTGCGCGCGAGGGTGATGTCCCGGGCGCCGAAACCCGCGTCCTCCAGGCTGCGGCGGACCTTGGACAGGATCGGCGAGAAGGACGCGTTGACCCGGTCGGCGGGCACCGGCACCAGGGTGCGGTCGGAGACCCCTTCCTCGTACACCACGTCCGAGGACACCAGACCCACCGCGCCGTGCACTGACGCGGTGACCGGGATCACCACCTGCTCGATTCCGAGCTCGGCAGCGAACCGGCCGGCGTGCACCGGACAGGCGCCGCCGAAGGCGAACATGGTATCGCCTCGCGGGTCGTGGCCGCGCTGGATGGTGGCGTTTCGGATGAGGTCGCTCATCTGGGCGTTGACGATGCGGTGGATGGCGCCGGCCGCCTCGGTGACGCTCATGCCCAAGGGCCCGGCCACCCTCTCCTCCACCGCCCGCCGGGCGGCTTCCACGTCCAGGGCAATCTGCCCGCCCAGGAAATACCCCGGGTTCAGGTACCCCAGGACCAGGCTCGCGTCGGTGACCGTGGGCTCGGTGCCGCCGCGGTTGTAGCACACCGGCCCGGGCGTGGCCCCGGCGCCCCGGGGGCCGACCTTCAAAAGACCGGTGCCTTCCTCGATCCAGGCGATGCTGCCGCCGCCGGCGCCGATGGATTCCACCCAGATCTTGGGCGACAGCAACCGGTAGCGAAGGAAGATCGGCTGGTAGTCCCGCTCGACGGCGGCATCGCGGATGATGCCGACCTTGAAGGTGGTGCCGCCCATGTCCGCGGCCACGATGTTGTCGATGCCGCTCAGGCTCCCCATGAAGCGGCAGGCGGCGACCCCGGCCGCCGGGCCGGACTCGATGGTTCCCACCGCCTTGCGCACCGAGTCGTCCACGCCCAGGACCCCGCCGTAGGCCTGCATGATCAACGGCTCGCGCCGCAGGCCCCGGTCCGCCAGGATCACGCGCAGGTCGTTGAGGTAGGAGCCGATTCGCGGGCCGATGTAGGCATTGAAGACCGTCGTGGCGGTACGTTCGTATTCCCCCTGGAAGGAAGCCGCCTCGCTGGAGAGGGTTACGAAAAGGTCCGGGTACCGCCGGCGCAGGAGCTCGCCGATCACTCGTTCGTGGCGGTCGTTGGCGATGGACCACAGGAGCGAGACCGCCACCGACTCGACGCCATTGTCCACGAGTTTTCGGATCGCCCGCTCGGCTTCCGCCTCGTCCAGGTCCGCCAGCACCTCCCCTTCGAAATCGACCCGCTCGTTGACCTCGGCGATGAAACGCTTGGGGACCAGGGGTTCGGGCTTGGTGAGCGCCGCCATGTGGTGGGCCTCGGCCTCGGGCAGTCCGGCCACCACGCCGCCGCGCATCATCAGGATGGTGTCGCCGAACCCGGCGGTGGCGATGAGGCCGGTGCGCGCGCCGCTCCGGGTGATCAGCGTGTTATCGCCGATGGTGCAGGCGTGGTAGAAGAGCCGGGTGGCGCTCAGCAGCCCGCGCTCGTCCGCCATGCCGAGATGGTGCGCCGCGTCCCGCACCGCGTCGAGCACGCCCAGGGCGAAATTGTCCGGCGTCGAGGAAGCCTTGCCCAGGGTCATGGTCCCCTCGCCGCTGACCGCGACGCAATCGGTGAAGGTCCCGCCGATGTCGACGCCGACGATGTAGGAGTCGCTCACGCTCAGGACACTAGTTCCCGCGCAGTTTCTTGGCGAGCTTCCGGGAAACCTTCCGGTAGAAGTACGCGTTCTTCACCACGTTCTGGTCGGTGCCGAAGTAGATCTTGGCGCCGGCGGCGCGCTTGCTCTCCACCAGCTTGTTGAGCTGAGAACCGTCGCGGAACGGTGAATCGCGCCCGATGACCTTCCAGATGGTGTCTTGGCCCTGCTTGGTCAGCATGTAGACGGACAGCAGCTTGGCGAGATTGGGATGCGCGCTCGTCTTGGGCACGCTGGCCTCGCTCGCGGTGCCCGACATGAAGTCGTCCATGGTGGTGTAGTCTACCGGGGCCCCCTTGGCCTTGAGTCGCGAATAGGCCACCGGCTTGGTGTCGAAGGCGAAGATCGGAAACTCGCCCGTGGCCACGCGGTTCTGGACTCCCGTTCGGGTCGTGCCGATGATGGTGCCGTTGGCGACCATGGCGTCGACGATGCGCGTGGCTTCTTCCTCACCCAGATGGATCGCCGCCTCGACCCAGCCCACGGCAAAGACCGTGGTGCCGATCTTGCCCTTGTACCTGGGGTTGGTGAAGTCCTTGTAGGACTTCGGCAAGTCCTTGGCCTTCACGAGGTTCGTGTTGTAGCCGATGATGTGGATGGAGGCGCCGATGACCACGGCGGCGCCGTTGATGCCCACCTCCTCGTCCTTGAGGCCCGGCATGAGCTTTTTCCAGTCCACCCGCAGGAGCGCTCCGGCCTGATCCGACGGGATCTGCTGGCGCGACGGGGCAAAGAAGATGTCGGTGCTGGCGGCGCGTCCGGTCTTGACCTCGTCGATCATCCGCGGCATCAGCTTCGACGCGCTCGGTCCGGGGGTCGCCTTGAGACGTACGTTGATGCCGTAGGTCTTGTTGAGCCCCTTCTGGAGGGCCGCCATGAGCCGCGGCGAGTGCCAGTCGCCGGAACCGAAGACGTTCAGCTCGCCTTCCTTTTGCGCCGCGGCGACGAGTTGCTTGAGCGCGTCGCCGCCCGTCTGCGCGGCCGCCCCGGTGATGAAGGCGAGCAACATCCCGACCGCCATGGCCATGACGGCGGCGCGCCGCCGAAGAAGACCCTTCTCGGATCGCCCGGAAAGAACTTTCATTGTCGTTGCCTCCAAAGAATCACTGCAGCCTTTCGCCACTTCGAGGAACTGGGCTATGCATATTTTGAGCCGGGGCGCGTTGTCAACCGTGACGCGAAGCATCGCATCAGAGGTCGAACTCGTACAGCCTCTCCCAAGGTACGAGACTGCCGTCCGAACGCTCCTGCGTTTGGTTGCCCCCGTAGGCCACCAGCACGGAGCAGGGCCGGCCCAATCCCGCGAGATGGCTCCGGACCCTGCGGGTGCCCCCAAAGAGAGCGGACGACGGCGTCTCGGCCGACTTGGCTTCCACCAGGGTGACGCCGGACGGGTCCTCGATGACGAGATCGACTTCGGCCCCGTTGCGATCCCGGTAGAACGAAAGGCCCCTCGTCTCGCCCCGGTTCGCGCGGCTTTTGGCGATCTCGGAAACCACCCAGGTCTCGAAAATCGCACCGCGAAGAGGATGTGCGCGAAGTTGCTCGGGGGTACGGATGCCGAGTATCCAGCAAAGAAGCCCCGTGTCGTAGAAGTGCAGCTTGGGCATCTTCACCAGGCGCTTGCGCAGATTCGCGTGAAACCCCGGCAGACGAAACACCACGAAACTGGTCTCCAATATGCTGAGCCAAGCCTTGGCGGTCGGTTGGGACACGCCGCAGTCATCAGCCAGCGAGGAGTAGTTGAGCAACTGCGAGGTACGGCCGGCGCAAAGTTCGAGAAAGCGCTGGAATGCAGTGAGATCGCCCACGTTGGCGATGGTGCGGACGTCGCGTTCGATATAAGTCGCCACGTAGGATCGCAGCCAATCCGCGGGGTCAAGTTGCTGATCGAAAATGCGTGGGTATCCGCCGGTCAGGAGCGCCGCGTCAAGGCTCTGGGGATGATACGGAAAGCGCACGACCTCGCCCCGGTGCAATGGCAACAGATTGTAGACCGCCGTCCTGCCGGCCAGGGACTGGCTCACCGATTCCAGGAGCGAGAGATTTTGTGAACCGGTAAGAATCCAGTGCCCGGGTGCCGGGTCTTCATCGATGAAGACCTGGAGGTAGGAAAGCAACTCCGGGACGCGCTGGACCTCGTCGATGACGGCCCCTTCGGGGAACTGTGCCAGGAAGCCGCGAGGATCCTCGTTGGCGAAGGCGCGCACGTCGGGAGCCTCCAGGCTCGCGTAGGGGTGTTGCGGGAACACCGCACGGCACAAGGTCGTCTTGCCACTCTGCCGCGGACCGGTGAGGGTAATGGCCGGCGAGGTTCGCCCTGCGTTCCTGAGCTTGGAGGCGAGGTCTCGGTCAATCATGACAAAGACCGAGCATACCACAAATTTAGGCTATTTCAAAATCTGATTTTTAATTGGCCTAGTTTGTTCAGGTGCGATACCGCTTCGGCGGCTGAGGGCTATTGACGGGATTGGTGTCGTGCTTCGCCAGCGCGATCACCACCGCGCCACCCACCAGGGGTTCTAGCTCCGCCTCCAGGGCATCGGCCTTGGCCTTGGCATAGACCTCGTCGCCGTCCACGTGGAGCGTAAACGACCTGAGGTACTTCGCCTTCTTGGCGGCGTCCTCGATGGTGGCCTTGGTCCAGGCGTAGAGCGGGTACTTGTCCACGCCCTGCCGTTCCGCTTCGGCGCAGTAGCCGGCGAAGGCGTCGTACTGGCATTGCAGCGCCGCGTTGTGGCGGGCCAGTATATTTCGCAGGGGACGCAGACCTGGATGGTCGTTTCCTGCCCGAGCGGGCTCGGCGACGTCATCGGCCAGATTGACGCGCAACTGATACAGCCACTCGCCGCTCCCTGTTCCGGAAATCTCCTCTGGCACTGCTGGTTTCCTCCGGTTCCAAGTCTCCCATGAAGCGGGCCGCCGACTCAATCCGCCCAAGGCCCCTGCCCTCACTCCCGCCCCAGCGTCTCCCTTGCCACGAACGCCAGCCCGGCGGCGGCGCCCAGGAGGATGGGGGCATAGAAGAGGAACGCCCTGCCCGCGCTGAAGGCGTCGGCGAGCCAGCCGCCCACCAGCGGACCCATGACGGCGCCGGACTCGCCCACGGTGCGGCGCAGGCCCTGGAGCCTGCCCCGGGCGCTCTCGGGAATGACGTCGTAGGTGGACACCGACAGCGCCCCCAGGGACATGCCCTGGGCGAGGCCGATGAGCACCATGATGGCCACCAGTTGTGGCAGGGTCGCGGCGAAGGGCAAGGCCAGGAACGCGATACCCGGGAGCGCGGTGCTGGGGACGCTGGCGTACTTGCGGCCCACGCGGTCGGTGATGAACCCGGCGGGCAGGATCATGAGCAGAACGAACAGGCCAGAGACGCCGAAGAGGCTCCCGACTTGCGCGGCGGAGAAGCCCAGCTCCACGCCGGCGAAGAGCGGCAGCATGCCTTGCAGGGTGGTGCGGTACATCTGCATGCTGAAAGTGGCGATCACCAGCACGACGAAGGTGGCGCGCAGATGCGGCAGCACGTCCGACACCTTTCCCCACCAGGCGATCTTGCCGACCCTGCCGCGAACCGTGTCGCGGCGCGCCAGGAGCGCGGTCACGAGCACGAGCGCGGCGGCGCCCGCGTACGACAGGAAGACCGCGCGGAAACCCACCCACTGGGCGACGATGCCGCCCAGCACCGGGCCGATGGCGGTGCCCGCGGACTTGACCCCCATGAAGCCGCTCAGGAGCCGTCCGCGCTGGCGCTGCTCCACCATCTCGACGCCGGACACCTCCCGCGCCATGCTCCACACGCTGTCGCCCACGCCGGCGAGGAACTGCCCGAGGAAGAGCAGCACGAACCAGGGCGTGACCGCGGTGGTGAAGGCGCCGCACAGCACCAGGGCGCTTCCCGCCAGCATGGCGGCCTTGGCGCCGTAGCGGTCGATGAGCAGGCCCGCGGGAATGAGCACGACGGTGCGTCCCAGGGCGTGGGCGGTGACCACTTGCACGGCCAGGCCGGCCGACACGCCGAAGGAGGCCGCCAGCAGCGGAATGGTCGGGAACACCATGCCGTGCCCCAGGCTCATGAGCAGGACCGTACTGTACAGGAGAGCCAGACTGCCGGGCCGTGCGCCCGTCATCGGAAGAGAACCTCGGGGCCGGCGAGGATCAGGGTTTGGCCCCCCCGTAAAGGGAGAGGCCGGAGCTTTTCTGGTGACACGTCACGTCCTGGAAGCCGGCGCTCCGGAACCACGCGACCTGGTCCTCCATCGTGGCCGAGCCGCGATCGAGGTTGAAGAAGCGCCCGCCCGAGCGCAGGCGCCCGAAGATCTCCTCGTAGATGTCCTTGATGACGTCCCCCACGCGGACGTTGTGGATGGCGTTGCACGACACCACCAGGTCGAACTCGCCCTCGGCCACGCGGCTCCAGTCCTTCTTGCTGAAGTCGGAGACGACGTACTCGAACCGCCCTTCGAGCTCCTTCATGCGCTGGCCGCCCAGGTCCGCCATGGCCGCGGAGCCGTCATGGCACACCGCCGTAGCGCCGGGGAAAGTCTCCAGGAGATACTTGCTGAGGGCGCCGTAGCCGCACCCCACGTCCATGAACCGAAACGCCGCGTCGCCGTCGAACGGCACCAGCTCGGCCATGAGCGCGAACTGCCGCGCCCGCAGAGTCTCGTTGCGCCGCTGGCGCTGAGCCCAATCCTCGACGTATTCTGGAGAGTTCCAATCGTGTTGCCGCAACGGATCGGTGATCTGTGCCATGACTTCTTTCGACCTCCTCTGGGATGGCTCGCCGGCTGAACCGTGTCAGGTGGCGGGGTGGATCGTGAACAGGCGCGGACAGGCTCGATGACCTGTGCCTCGTGCTGGACACGCGCTGGGGTGGAACCCGGCCCTGTATGGACTTAGACGATAAGTGCGTGGATGTCCAGGTTGACAGCCGAAGTGGGCGGTGCCTATAGATTCCACGGAACCCGCGCCATTTCGACGCGACGGCACCGGCCCCTCAGCCGGCCCGGAGACCGATGCATGACAAGCGCACCCAGGGACGTCGAGGCCGCCCTCAACCTCAGGACCTTCATCGACCGTCTCAAGCAGGCGGGAAAGCTCAAGGAGGTGCGGGAGGCGCACTGGAACCTGGAGATCGGCGCGCTCACCGAGATCAGCGCGGAAGCGGAAGAGCGCTCCGCGCTCCTGTTCGACTCCATTCCGGATTTTCCCCAGGGCTACCGCGTCCTGAGCAACGTCCTGCGCTCGCCCGAGTCCGACGCCCTGGCCCTGGGCATGCCGCCGGACGTGCGCGGCATGGAACTGGTGCGGTCCATGAAGGGACGGCTGCAGAACCTCGAGCCCATCCCGCCCGCGGAGATCGGCGAGTCCCCGCTGCTCGAAAACGTCGCCTTCGACGGCGACGTCGACGTGCTCAAGTTCCCGACCCCCAAGTGGCACGCGGACGACGGCGGACGCTACATCGGCACGTTCACCGCCACCGTGTGCCGCGATCCCGATACCGGCTACGTCAACGTCGGCACGTACCGCGTGCAGGTCCACGACGAGAACACGATGGGCGTGTGGATGATTCCCGGAAAGCACGGCGATCTCATCGCCCGCAAGTACTGGGCGCGGGGCGAGAGTTGCCCGGTGGCCGTCGTATGCGGGCTGCCGCCCGGCATGATGACCGCGAGCGCCGTGGGCATTCCCTGGAACATGAGCGAGTACGACTTTCTCGGCGGCCTGCTGGAGACCCCGGTGCCGGTCATCAAGGGGAGCCGGACGGGCCTCCCGGTGCCGGCCTTCGCGGACATCGTGTTCGAAGGCCACATTCCGCCGCCCGAGCAGGAGACCCACGAGGAGGGACCGTTCGGCGAGTGGCCGGGATACTACGCCTCGGGGTCGCGGCAAGCCCCGGTGGTGAAGGTGGAGGCCGTCTATCACCGCGACGACCCCATCATCACCGGCGATCCCCCACTGCGGACCTTCCTCAACAGCGAAACCCACAAGTACATCCGCTCGGCCAACATCTGGTCGTCCCTGGAACGCGCCGGCATCCCCGAGGTGCAGGGCGTGTGGTTCCCGCGCCAGGGACGGTTCATGGTGACCGTGGCCATCAAGCAACGCTACTCGGGCCACGCCAAGCAGGCGGGGTACGGCGTCCTCGCCACGCGCGACGGCGGGCGCGACGTGCGCATGGTCATCGTGGTGGACGAGGACGTGGACATCACCAACATGGGCGAGGTGCTGTGGGCCATGTCCACGCGTTGGGACCCCCGGAGCGACTCCGAGATCCTCGACGTGGCCGCGAGCATCCTGAACCCGAGGCTTTCGCCGGAAGACAAGCAGCGCCGGGAGCTGACCAGCTCCTGCATGGTCGTGGACGCATGCCGGCCCTACAGTTGGAAGGACGCCTTCCCCAAGATCTCGGCCGTGAGCGCCGAGTACAAGGCCGAGGTCCGGGCAAAATGGGCGGACCGGCTGTGACGCAAGGTCACGGTCAACCCCGGTTTCGCTGGCACCCTCACGCCCGACACGCGCGTCGGAAGGCTTGAGGAGACCGTATGGAAACGCAGACCGCGGCAGGCAACGGCGTGGAGGGTGTCTGGCACGAGTTGGTGGAGCTGGTGAACGGGCAGTTCGAGACCCCGCCCTTCCGCCGGCTGCTGGGCGTCCGCTTCACCCAGGCCCGCGCCCAGGCCCTGTCCATCCAGATGAAGCACTACGTGGCCAACCGGCGGGACTGCTGGGGGTTCGTGGCGGGCGCATCGCCGCTTAGCGTGAAACGGCTGGTCTGGGAGCACGAGGGCGAGGAGCTCATGGGCGACAAGACCGCGGGCAAGGTCGACCACATCACCCTTGCGGTGCGGGAGGGCAAGATCTTCGGGCTCGACCCGGAGGACTTCGAGCGCGTGCGCCCGCTGGACGCGGCCACGGCATGCTTCTACGCGTGGATCCATCTGGCCAAGGACCGCCCCTGGCGCGAGGCGGTGGCGGCGTCGGCGGTGCTGGAAATGCGCAATTCCGACGAACTGGTGCGCGGCGGATCGCTGTCCTACCGCGTCGGCAAGAACCTGGAACGGGACCTGGGTATTCCGCTGAAGCACCAGATCAACAACGCCGAGCACGTGACCGCCGACATCGAGCACGGCCAGCTCCTGCTAGCCGTGGCGCGGGAGCACTGCCATACCCAGGAAGATCAGCAGGCGCTGCTGCGCGGGGCGCGGGAAAGCCTCGTCATCGACCGCGCCTACCGGGAACAGCTCGTCAACATGATGGAGGCGCTGGACTAGAAGCTCGTTCATTCGGAACGCCGGGCGGCCTCGCCGGATCGCGTCAAGCAGAGCCTTGACCAGGCTCTCGGGGGCCGCGCCACAGGAGACGGAGACATGCCCGATATCGCCAAGCTCAAGAGCACGCTGAACGAGATGTGCAACCGCCAGTACGGGACCGACGAGTTCCAGGACCTGCTGACGCTGCCCTGGACCATGGAGCGGGGACGCTACTACGTCGTGCAGAACGCCATCTACACGAAGAACCGGCGGGACTGCTGGGCCTACGTCCAGGCCGCGGCGCCGCTCGACGTGAAGTCCCTCGTTTGGCAGCACGAAAGCGACGAGCTGATCAACGACCCGCGCTGCGACATGGACCATTACACGCTAACGGTCAAGCAGGGTGAGGTCATCGGCCTGACGCAGGAAGACTTCGACAACGCGGAGCTCCCGCCCATGGCCCAGGCGGCCTTCATGGCGTGGCACCTCATCGCCATCAAGGGGCCGTGGCTGGCCTCGTTCACCTCCTCCCAGATGCTGGAGCGGCGCAACAACCCCGAGATCATCACCGACGGCGGCATGTCCTACCGCATCGGCAAGAAGTTCGAGAACGAACTGGGCATCAGCCTCAAACGGATGATCTCGCTGAACGTCCACTCCACCGCCGACACCGAACACTCGGACATGATGGACGGGGTCTACGACCGGCACGTGCGCACTCAGGAGGACTACGACACGGTGCTGCGCGCCGCCAAGCAGTGCATGGCCATCGACCGCGCCTACCGCGGCGGCCTGGCCTACGTCATGCAGCGCATCGAGGGTTGACCGGTTCGCCAAGGAGACGACCATGAGCCTCGAAGACCTGAACAAGGATCTGGCCACCAAGCGTTTGGCGGGTTTCTGGGCTTCCAACATCACGGACAACGACGGCGAGGTCCTGGAGCCGCGCACCACCGTGGTCCCCTACCTGTGGAAGTGGGGCGACATCTACGACGGGCTGCTGCAGGCCGGCGAACTGGTAAGCCTGGAACAGTCG is from Deltaproteobacteria bacterium and encodes:
- a CDS encoding isochorismatase family protein codes for the protein MSRPLRENLEVVEEQGGEWVRCAACGHRLCSAAEDWREACVKRLLPPGRMGPFHEIMEGRAVLDERYCPGCGLSLDATVIVDEERPAQRAAPNRVTGEPLVLDAGSAAVVVLDLNTKAEEASQPAQPLIRPAGVFLDKARAASVPVVFTVVVWEKDTPAGAVAGALARRDNEPVLYPNGYDKFLGGGLRELLEGWGTDTLVFLGGAANFALLYTATTAARAYGYTVVVPLDGVYAHSDYEMEYTLHQFTVLPRVADRFR
- a CDS encoding hydantoinase B/oxoprolinase family protein, whose product is MADNGRTVDPVTFEILSHRLQRIAKEMGTTIERVGGTVNTTQMHDYMASLYRADGEILATGESMPWHVACAGFTVKWIIERFAEYDGVNEDDVFLLNDPYVSAVHQSDVYVVSPIHVEGRLIGWSASFVHVMDIGAMSPGGDSPEAKEICHEGLRIPGIKLVDRGNLRKDVFDTLINMTRRPDMVALDINCQLAGHSVAKSRMRQFYTLHGVDLMDAVAAQMIDYSERALRKRLEDIPDGEWSDSAAIESREGSWTVRLTLRKQGSRMVFDFTGTDPQAPVGVNLPYHATFGTCFEGLVETVAYDVPRNHGLFRPIETIAPPGTLVNVTHPAPVSLNTTSGGATAKYLVVSVLNGMLAGSQAWRDEIMVRIWGGRRVRTSGVNQHGMFYSTSLAMSPLSGSGARATMDGVDTTKLDFMTCPNVEWLEANCPMLFLFRRHARDQQGAGRFRGGTGAEMAFSVHKAPNGKIEGVAFGVAGLVNGGRGIFGGYPGAPSILVHLGGTTLGEMLGADRVPQALDELGGTPRVLPYASFELRRDDVLYYTLGMGGGYGCPLDRDPAAVLKDVEDELVSAETARGVYGVVVDADSLTVDVQATSDLRRRRLLENRGGGA
- a CDS encoding hydantoinase/oxoprolinase family protein — translated: MSDSYIVGVDIGGTFTDCVAVSGEGTMTLGKASSTPDNFALGVLDAVRDAAHHLGMADERGLLSATRLFYHACTIGDNTLITRSGARTGLIATAGFGDTILMMRGGVVAGLPEAEAHHMAALTKPEPLVPKRFIAEVNERVDFEGEVLADLDEAEAERAIRKLVDNGVESVAVSLLWSIANDRHERVIGELLRRRYPDLFVTLSSEAASFQGEYERTATTVFNAYIGPRIGSYLNDLRVILADRGLRREPLIMQAYGGVLGVDDSVRKAVGTIESGPAAGVAACRFMGSLSGIDNIVAADMGGTTFKVGIIRDAAVERDYQPIFLRYRLLSPKIWVESIGAGGGSIAWIEEGTGLLKVGPRGAGATPGPVCYNRGGTEPTVTDASLVLGYLNPGYFLGGQIALDVEAARRAVEERVAGPLGMSVTEAAGAIHRIVNAQMSDLIRNATIQRGHDPRGDTMFAFGGACPVHAGRFAAELGIEQVVIPVTASVHGAVGLVSSDVVYEEGVSDRTLVPVPADRVNASFSPILSKVRRSLEDAGFGARDITLARSVDMRYRYQVHEINVPIPPGEAVLTDEDLEGVYARFDRLYEAAYGKGSAYRAAGKEIVTLRVTGSGALPKPALRPLEEGGAAAAARKGQRPVYFEEFGDYVPTVLYDIARMRPGMVIAEPGVIETPITTILINPGDRAVMDGIGNIRITVGSQATLSGGAATLSRGENDG
- a CDS encoding ABC transporter substrate-binding protein — translated: MKVLSGRSEKGLLRRRAAVMAMAVGMLLAFITGAAAQTGGDALKQLVAAAQKEGELNVFGSGDWHSPRLMAALQKGLNKTYGINVRLKATPGPSASKLMPRMIDEVKTGRAASTDIFFAPSRQQIPSDQAGALLRVDWKKLMPGLKDEEVGINGAAVVIGASIHIIGYNTNLVKAKDLPKSYKDFTNPRYKGKIGTTVFAVGWVEAAIHLGEEEATRIVDAMVANGTIIGTTRTGVQNRVATGEFPIFAFDTKPVAYSRLKAKGAPVDYTTMDDFMSGTASEASVPKTSAHPNLAKLLSVYMLTKQGQDTIWKVIGRDSPFRDGSQLNKLVESKRAAGAKIYFGTDQNVVKNAYFYRKVSRKLAKKLRGN
- a CDS encoding ATP-binding protein is translated as MIDRDLASKLRNAGRTSPAITLTGPRQSGKTTLCRAVFPQHPYASLEAPDVRAFANEDPRGFLAQFPEGAVIDEVQRVPELLSYLQVFIDEDPAPGHWILTGSQNLSLLESVSQSLAGRTAVYNLLPLHRGEVVRFPYHPQSLDAALLTGGYPRIFDQQLDPADWLRSYVATYIERDVRTIANVGDLTAFQRFLELCAGRTSQLLNYSSLADDCGVSQPTAKAWLSILETSFVVFRLPGFHANLRKRLVKMPKLHFYDTGLLCWILGIRTPEQLRAHPLRGAIFETWVVSEIAKSRANRGETRGLSFYRDRNGAEVDLVIEDPSGVTLVEAKSAETPSSALFGGTRRVRSHLAGLGRPCSVLVAYGGNQTQERSDGSLVPWERLYEFDL